Sequence from the Ziziphus jujuba cultivar Dongzao chromosome 9, ASM3175591v1 genome:
GACCATAAGGTTAAGATTTTGAGCATAcctctaatattaaaaaaataaaaataaaaaattgtattttagtatAGACATGAGAATAAAGAGAATGATAATTATGTAAGAAAACATTGAAGAAGACAAATATTCTAATTTCCGCCAACATAAATATGCTGAGCTCCCGACCTCTGAACTTCAATGAGGGAGACCCTGCATAAGGTGTGTCAGAAactcccccccaaaaaaaagaaaaaggggctGAGACATGGGCCTCCATATGAATAATGACAGGCCGAAAAAGTGGGCAAAACTGTAAAACCAGATCCACATGAAGTGAAAGATTCCATATCAAAACATAATTGGGCCACTGAAATTCCTTTTACCAAGTAGGCCTTAACGCTTCGTCCAAAggggtcccaaaaaaaaaagtattgctttaaatattaaaatgttgataaaatttatttattaagtaatatatatatatatattattaatcgatatatttatataatttaaatagaataatatttaaatggataaataaataaattaaatattattactttatcaaattatttaataaataaatttgttaaatattttaattattttagtattattgaaataaaaataataatttctttaaccaACAAAAGATgccaattttctctctcttaaaaaagagaaaaaagaaacccGGTTCTTTTTGTAtctgatgctttttttttttgaagaatgttttgttttttgaaaattttacgtATACGTATCATTTTACTtggcaaaaaacaaaacaaagtattttaatttttttaattgaaggatcaatattatatttttcaaatcaatgATTGCacaaatattatatgtatacttAAGAATGATTAATATGAGGCTAAATGACGTATCAAGATCAACTAATATTCATAAACTAAACAACCAGACAAATAACAAATAGCAACATtagtaatattaaataaaataatcagtAGGCGCCACTATGTTCCTAACATCACTCAAAGTCCGGCTTGAAATCAAAAATTTTtcttgaaaacaattttttttaatttctaaattttttattcattattgttAAAACCAatcataaaaaagtaaatttttttagctgtttactttataattttgttaatattttaaattggagTGATATCATGTGAATAAaggatattaatattaattataagtgGAGACATTTAACagtttattttaccatgttcaTAAAGGTagcaattagtttttttttttttaataaattacataaatacaaattattcattttctctacttttcatataatttaaattcgtATTTTTATACACACAAATATGTATGCTCTAGTATTAGAATTAATCTATTTTGTAAAGATAGCAATTAGTTTgaacatttttaatttgaacatttttatttatgtttagaaaaacataaattcgaataataagaatacaaaaattagtataaatttgtaatattaaaaatataaaaaaaggtaACCATTAGTAtgtcaatatatttatcaaaataatataaaatagtgatatatttttattttgttaattaaattttaatataaataaataaaaaattttaaaaataaatataattaaatataagctaataataaaataattcttattatttttgtgaagCTTTGTCTGTCATTCTGCCACCCAAGAAAGTTTACTCGACCTATTCTCCAGTTTCCAACACTGCTAAAAAAACGTGTGCATGAGGAACCTCCTTCCCTTCTGCCTACTCTTTGTTCACAGGGTTCTAAAAAACCAAGGAGAAAGGGTGGGCAACAGGTACCAACATCTATGgtgaatttttaataaattagttgATACCTATAACACCAAGCAAAATTGTAAAGCATATTTGATTAGCCATAAAAACAGGAATCAAATTATGTCATAAATTTGTTCTACTACTAAACATAGTCTTCGTGGATTATCATGATTTtcataaggaaaaaaagaaaaagaaaaggggttTCCAATTCAGgtgtagatttatttatttatttttatttttccaattggCAAAGAATCACCGACACTACTTCGAAAGGgactaataatattttcttttttgacaacAATACCAATCAAACAGCTCAGAAAAAGAAACACTGCgatgataatttaataacaaaaagaaaaaagaaaaaaaaaaaagtaataccGCCAAAGACAACGGCAATTAGACCCCGCGTTTTTTCCCCAAACTTGAAACTtggaaattataatatatatatatatatatatattcaccacCGTTTCAGAAGGCGAACGAGTAGAGAAAAAGTAGATCTTCAATCTCTCTCTGTTTTCCCTGTTTTGTCTTCGTGAATCTGATTCTGAAAAGCAGTCAAAACGACGAACGACAATGGGGTCTCTGCCACCATCCTCATCGCCGCTCCTTTTTCCGCATTCTCCTCCAAAACAATCTCCAATCCAATCCTCCTTCATTGACGAAAATACCCTCCTCGATCTCTTCAAGGCCCAGCAAAACCACCTCAACTTCTTCTTCCAGCACCTCGACCTTTCCCAAACCCTAGCCTTCACCACCACCCTCCTCCACTCCTCCGGCACCATTTTCTTCACCGGAGTCGGCAAGTCCGGCTTCGTCGCCCGCAAAATCTCTCAGACTCTCGTTTCCCTCGGCATCCAATCCGGTTTCCTATCTCCCGTCGACGCTCTCCATGGCGATATTGGCATTCTCACCAAGCGCGATATATTGGTCCTTTTTAGCAAGTCTGGGAATACCGAAGAGCTTCTCAAGCTCGTTCCTTGCGCGAAGGCCAAAGGGGCTTATCTCATCGCGGTTACCTCCGTGGAGAACAATGCTCTGGCTGGGGTTTGCGATATGAATGTGCATTTGCCATTGGAGAGGGAGCTCTGTCCCTTCGATTTGGCGCCCGTGACATCGACCGCCATCCAGATGGTTTTTGGGGACACGGTTGCGATCGCGCTCATGAGCGCCAGGAATTTGACCAGAGAAGAGTATGCCACTAATCATCCCGCTGGACGAATCGGAAAGAGTCTCATTTTCAAGGTATTATTTTCTCCTCCCATTTTTTCTCCGCTGGACGAAATGTAGATTCAGAGTTTTGATAATTTCGTGAATTTCgtgtgttttaattttaattatgattAGAATTTTGGTTTTCTCTGTATTTCGTCTAATgctgtttttaaattatttgtatcaatataagtgtttgtttttttttttttttttttttttttttttttttgggtcagaaACGAAGGGGAatggaattatttattttgatgaatgCAGTTTACAATTGGCTAGACTAGGTTTTGGTGTCCTTGAACTGTTGTCTAGACTCACAAACCTGCTATCTGTTGTATGTGCTTTTTTGAACTAATTGTTCTTAtcaagatgatttttttttttccccctcgaAATTCTGTTTAATTGTTGATTCCGATTGAAATGTCGCTGTGGGATAATCTAGTCACATTTAAAATGCTGGTTTatactcatttatttatttaattcattatgTTTCTGAGTTTGGGATTGGAATCCCTATATATTCTTCCAAAACTTTCATCTTGGTTAAAtagtttagtatttttttttttctttttccatttttatggtCAATAATAAATGGTTTAGTTTGCTGGATCCAAAACGTGAAAATAATGGTATCGGCAGATAGACAATGAGTGTTTTTGTGGTTTGCGTTAGCATTTTAGGGGGACCTGGTAGGAATCAGGTTACTGATACAGCCGACGAGTTGGCCTCCAATTATTTCTACTAAGATTCCTATAAAAATGGATTTTGCTTATCTGTTATTTGTTTTGTTGCAAAACCAAGTGTCATTTTGTCTGTTTGCGTAGATCAGAGAAAATTGGCTTCAACTGGAAATGAGGAAATAAGAATTTGCAGATTAATGGGTATTTGACATACATAAATGACTTGCAGGTTAAAGATGTAATGAAGAAGCAAGAAGAGCTACCGGTTTGCAGGGAAAATGATTTGATAATGGATCAGCTGGTGGAGTTAACAAGTAAAGGATGTGGGTGCCTGCTTGTTATAGATGAAGAGTTTCACCTGGTTGGCACATTCACTGATGGTGATCTGCGCCGTACACTCAAGGCTAGTGAGGAAGGCATCTTTAAGCTTACCGTGGGGGAAATGTGCAACAGGTAACAGAAATCAAAGAAATTTTCTTGAATCAGCTAGAAATTTAtcaacttttgtttttctttctccttATTAGTACTCATTTGACAGCATGTTggctttacttttttaaaatccaAGGAAGATTGAATTATAAGATTTCTAGGGCCCATGTAaagttatataatattgatgTGGTTACCAACTTCCGAAAAATGGCTGGCTTAAAATTCCTGTGGAATCTAAAATATTATGTAACTTTCCAAATCACCACTTTACAAAACATTTGGAATCTCAAATAATTCATTTCCTCTGCAAGAAGGAACTAGATACTgagcaaattttttattttattttattttatttttgggtaaaaagaagagaaaagcaCTGCTGTATGCCAGCACACAAACACATGTTCCGAGAAATGTGACTGATTGTGGTGATTAGCTAGCAAGTGACTAACagccattattttattttatatatatatatttttttatattaaggaAACCAAGAACCATTGGCCCAGATGCTATGGCGGTAGAGGCCATGAAAAAGATGGAAGCACCTCCGTCGCCTGTACAATTCTTGCCGGTTATTGATCATCAAAGCGTATTGATTGGCATTGTTACGTTGCATGGATTAGTTTCAGCTGGGCTTTAGTTTTTTTGCATAAAtatgttcatttttattttttgatgaatataaatgtgttaattttgttgtattcatttgatgatattttttgtGCCCTGGTATTAGGAATAGTCCCATAAGGCAGGGTTGTCATTTCATTTGTACTACTATTATTCTGGTGTGATGAATATGTTTGTTTACAGTTGTAAATATATGACCGTCCCTTTCGAGTTTACTTGCTCTTCGCATTCGGTGAAACCATCGAGTatggcccccaaaaaaaaaaaaaaaaatcgaaaaatctgaatttggatttttttcatttgattggTCATTGCTATAAAACAAACGTGGGAATTTTGGATTTATCTAGAGGGTAAATGTCAAGGAAGAAGATGGATATTCATCCATTGGAAAAACTAGAACTATATGCATTAATAGAGGTCCTTCAATTCCtcgttttattcttttttatgtactttttattcttgttactATTTGTCATTTTCTGTATTCAACGGTGGAactaaattttctctttttttcttgatCGTGTAGCAATCGGTCAGTCACATTCATAGCCATGTGGTGCCTAAGAAACTAATTACTTGTGGaccttattaccaaaaaaataattaattacttgtgGACCTGCAGTGTCCCATGCCTATACTGTTTCTTATCAAACTATCAACAAAAATCATTTTCGGGTCCACCAGTTTATCCTTCGACACCCTTTCCAATGGGCAAAGTATCTAACACGAAAAGCAAAATTCCTCAAATCGAGAAAATAATTCATGGGAAAGtgggccatacaaggccttgacGACTAATGAATTGGACGAAATCCTGTTGATAGGTTGCCGGGGAAATGTGACCTTAACTCGAAAAGAaagaacagaaaaagaaaaccactAAAGGTTGAAAATTTTCTCTTGGATTTTGTAGCAAGTAATATACCAGGGAAGAGAAAaggtaattaaaatttttaattttcatttttcatctaGAAGAAACAAATTTAGTTGTTACTATATAACTCGAGCTTGAACATCTATGATCTACATGTCTCACCTTGAACATTAAGATTGGGTTGGCAGTATGATTCTTATAATCAGAACTATCTGGAGAATTTATCacccatttttttgttttttttggtcatcGGTAAGGAGTGGAATATTGAATGCTCTACGATTGCTGCTTTAGGAGACGAATTAGAGCAGTAGGCTTTACTCAATTCATGCTCAGTGGACAACATCTGCTTCTGCTTAATCCTCAGATTCTGAGGAGCTGGTTTCACTTGAACTTGCAGAAACTTCAGATATAAGCTCCATTGGTAGAACAGATTTGCCCTTGGCTGTGCTAGAGATATCTTTAGGTTCT
This genomic interval carries:
- the LOC107425757 gene encoding probable arabinose 5-phosphate isomerase, producing MGSLPPSSSPLLFPHSPPKQSPIQSSFIDENTLLDLFKAQQNHLNFFFQHLDLSQTLAFTTTLLHSSGTIFFTGVGKSGFVARKISQTLVSLGIQSGFLSPVDALHGDIGILTKRDILVLFSKSGNTEELLKLVPCAKAKGAYLIAVTSVENNALAGVCDMNVHLPLERELCPFDLAPVTSTAIQMVFGDTVAIALMSARNLTREEYATNHPAGRIGKSLIFKVKDVMKKQEELPVCRENDLIMDQLVELTSKGCGCLLVIDEEFHLVGTFTDGDLRRTLKASEEGIFKLTVGEMCNRKPRTIGPDAMAVEAMKKMEAPPSPVQFLPVIDHQSVLIGIVTLHGLVSAGL